In Zea mays cultivar B73 chromosome 7, Zm-B73-REFERENCE-NAM-5.0, whole genome shotgun sequence, the following proteins share a genomic window:
- the LOC103633564 gene encoding probable WRKY transcription factor 70 produces MASSAGGGLRSPAATAAPRVVMDSLIEVREGATRLQTMLLEESPTPSIAAAAAAAGATSEVRQTLDGMMSSLSSAMSALDTTGGGGGGQGQQGRRRKRGGAAAARSGPLRRSSNRRRSHSPFVNTVTASTLDDGNSWRKYGQKRIQESPNPRSYYRCTHRADQGCRATRQVQASDANPSSEFIISYFGQHTCRDPSTIPLVIPDDTAPPPPDCANLISFGGSTVVGGGASPSANTTTTVPTTMLSRFGYSSSLPTQTQAQAQLAAAVVGPPGTTMTASWATVGSAPAEYWPGGTTSDMACGPAGTASFPSSPSSLGFMTGSPFGNAGDDDLFLFGFDP; encoded by the exons ATGGCGTCTTCCGCTGGCGGCGGCCTGCGTTCACCGGCTGCTACGGCGGCGCCACGGGTGGTGATGGACAGCCTGATCGAGGTGCGCGAGGGCGCGACCAGGCTCCAGACCATGCTGCTGGAGGAGTCGCCCACGCCTTCGAtcgctgcggcggcggcggcggcgggggccaCCAGTGAGGTCAGACAGACGCTTGACGGGATGATGAGCAGCCTGTCAAGCGCCATGTCGGCTCTGGACaccaccggcggcggcggcggcggtcagGGACAGCAGGGCCGGAGGAGGAAGcgaggcggcgcggcggcggccagGTCTGGGCCGCTGCGGCGGAGCAGCAACAGGAGAAG ATCGCACAGCCCGTTCGTGAACACGGTCACTGCTAGCACGCTCGACGATGGCAACTCATGGCGAAAATACGGGCAAAAACGTATCCAAGAGTCCCCTAATCCGAG GAGCTACTACAGGTGCACGCACAGGGCAGACCAAGGGTGCAGGGCGACAAGGCAGGTCCAGGCCTCCGATGCCAACCCGTCGTCGGAGTTCATCATCAGCTACTTCGGCCAGCACACCTGCCGGGACCCCTCCACCATCCCGCTCGTCATCCCGGACGACACCGCTCCGCCGCCGCCGGACTGCGCAAACCTCATCAGCTTCGGAGGATCCACCGTCGTCGGCGGAGGCGCATCCCCGAGCGCAAACACTACTACAACTGTTCCGACGACGATGTTGTCTCGCTTCGGCTACAGCTCCTCTCTGCCGACGCAGACGCAGGCGCAGGCGCAGCTCGCCGCAGCCGTGGTGGGACCTCCGGGGACGACGATGACTGCCTCGTGGGCTACGGTGGGGTCCGCGCCGGCGGAGTACTGGCCGGGAGGGACGACCAGCGACATGGCTTGTGGCCCTGCTGGCACGGCCAGCTTCCCGTCGTCTCCTAGCAGCCTCGGATTCATGACCGGCTCGCCGTTTGGAAACGCCGGCGATGACGACCTGTTTCTGTTTGGCTTCGATCCCTGA
- the LOC118473007 gene encoding ubiquinol-cytochrome c reductase complex 6.7 kDa protein, producing MALPASSSGLFRFVSPRSRPQSTDIVAAASWGVFAGTAGLYLVQPFDWIKKTFFQKPEPEA from the exons ATGGCACTCCCGGCGTCAAGCTCCGGCCTCTTCCGCTTCGTCTCCCCCCGCAGCCGTCCCCAGTCCACTGACATCGTGGCCGCTGCCTCCTGGGGAGTCTTCGCCGGCACCGCCGGCCTTTACCTCGTCCAG CCATTTGACTGGATTAAGAAGACTTTCTTCCAGAAACCTGAACCAGAGGCATGA